Proteins encoded together in one Salvelinus namaycush isolate Seneca chromosome 26, SaNama_1.0, whole genome shotgun sequence window:
- the LOC120021832 gene encoding calcium-binding mitochondrial carrier protein SCaMC-2-B-like — translation MEQVDQKIVKAGDKDLDGQLDFEEFVHYLRDHEKKLRLVFKSLDKKNDGRIDKQEIMQSLRDLGVNISEQQAEKILKSMDKNGTMTINWNEWRDYHLLHPANNIPEIILHWKHSTIFDVGESLMVPDEFTAEEKKTGMWWRHLVAGGAAGAVSRTCTAPLDRLKVLMQVHASRTNSMCIAGGFTHMIREGGMRSLWRGNGMNVIKIAPESAIKFMAYEQIKRLIGSNQETLGILERFVAGSLAGAIAQSSIYPMEVLKTRLALRKTGQFSGIADCAKHIFRKEGMAAFYKGYIPNLIGIIPYAGIDLAVYETLKNSWLQRYATDSADPGVFVLLACGTTSSTCGQLASYPLALVRTRMQAQATIEGGPQMTMSGLFQHIVKTEGAFGLYRGLAPNFMKVIPAVSISYVVYENLKMSLGVVSR, via the exons ATGGAGCAGGTGGACCAG AAAATAGTTAAAGCGGGAGATAAGGACCTGGACGGCCAGCTGGACTTTGAGGAGTTTGTCCACTATCTGAGAGACCACGAAAAGAAGCTCCGGCTGGTCTTCAAAAGCCTGGACAAGAAGAACGATG GTCGTATTGACAAGCAGGAAATCATGCAGTCCCTTCGAGACCTGGGGGTTAACATCTCCGAGCAGCAGGCAGAgaagatcctcaaaag CATGGACAAGAATGGCACGATGACCATCAACTGGAACGAGTGGAGAGACTACCACCTACTGCACCCCGCCAATAACATTCCCGAGATCATCCTGCACTGGAAACACTCAACG ATATTCGATGTAGGGGAGAGTTTGATGGTGCCAGATGAGTTTACAGCCGAGGAAAAGAAGACTGGGATGTGGTGGCGACACTTAGTGGCTGGAGGGGCAGCCGGCGCCGTGTCTCGAACCTGCACCGCACCCCTGGACCGGCTCAAAGTGCTCATGCAG GTCCACGCCTCCCGTACCAACAGCATGTGCATTGCCGGCGGCTTCACCCACATGATACGCGAGGGCGGTATGAGGTCACTATGGCGAGGCAATGGCATGAACGTCATCAAGATCGCCCCTGAGTCAGCCATCAAGTTCATGGCTTACGAGCAG ATCAAACGTTTGATAGGCAGCAACCAGGAGACACTGGGCATCCTGGAGAGGTTTGTGGCGGGATCTCTGGCTGGAGCCATTGCCCAGAGCAGTATTTACCCCATGGAGGTGTTGAAGACCCGCCTAGCCCTGAGGAAGACGGGCCAGTTCTCTGGCATCGCTGACTGCGCCAAACACATCTTCCGGAAGGAGGGCATGGCCGCCTTCTACAAGGGATACATTCCCAACTTGATAGGCATCATCCCCTACGCTGGCATTGACCTGGCTGTctacgag ACTCTGAAGAACTCATGGCTGCAGCGCTATGCCACAGACAGTGCTGACCCGGGGGTGTTCGTCCTGTTAGCCTGCGGTACCACCTCCAGCACCTGTGGACAGCTGGCCAGCTACCCCCTGGCCCTGGTCAGGACCCGAATGCAGGCTCAAG CCACCATCGAGGGCGGTCCCCAGATGACCATGTCGGGGCTGTTCCAACACATTGTGAAGACTGAGGGTGCATTTGGACTCTACCGAGGCCTGGCCCCAAACTTCATGAAGGTCATTCCAGCGGTCAGCATCAGCTATGTGGTCTACGAGAACCTCAAGATGAGTCTGGGGGTGGTGTCACGTTGA